AAAAGATCAACCCTGAATTTTTTTCAAGCCCGCGTTTGCGGGCGACAGAACGCCGAAGTAATCCAGCGGCCGTTGAAGCCAGCGAGATCTCGATCTCTGTTCAGCCCGCGCAAGCGGGTGAAAGAACTTAGCCCCCGGCTTCAGCCGGGGGACAGAGAGCCGTCGCTGAGGATGGCGAGCCCGCTTCAGCGGGCGACAGGATGGAACGTCGCGTGCAGCATCACGGACGAATGGACAACGACAAACGACTCACGCTCGAGGTGTTCTCCGATTTCGTCTGACCGTGGTGCTACCTCAGTACCGTGCGTATTGAAAAGCTCCGGGCCAATCACGACATCGACCTCGCCTGGACCCAGTTCCCGCTTCACCCCGACACACCGCCCGGGGGACGCGACCTGCGGGAGATGTTCGGTCCGGCAGTCGACGAGATGCAGGAGCGGATGCGGGAGCTGATGGCCGCGGAAGGTCTCCCCTACGCCGACCGGACGCGGACGTTCAACTCGAGGCTCGCGCAGGAGCTGGCGAAGTGGGCGGAGACGAAGGCCGACGGCGCGGGCATCCACGACGCCATCTTCCGCGCCTACTTCGCGGAAGCGACGGACATCAGCGATCCCGACGAGCTCGTGCGGATCGCCGAGGAGGAGGGACTCTCTCCCGACGAAGCGCGGCAGGTGCTCACCGAGCGGTCGTTCTCCAAAGAAGTCGACCTCGACTGGGAGCGATCTCGAAATCTCGGGGTCACCGGAGTGCCGACTTTCCTCGCGGAACGGCATGCCGTGGTCGGAGCGCAGCCCTACGAGATCCTCGAGCATCTCCTCGAGATCGCGAGCCGGACTCCCCCGGCCGAGCAGCCTTGACGTCGCGAACGCCCGCATCCCATGATCGCCTTCCGTGGCGGATTCGACGATCGAGACGACAGTAGCTCCTCGCACCCCGTTCGAGGAAAGGCTCGTGGCGCTCGACGTTTTTCGGGGAGCGACGATCGCAGCGATGCTCGTCGTGAACAATCCCGGAAGCTGGAGCCACGTCTATGCACCGCTCCGCCACGCCGCATGGCACGGCTGGACCTTCACCGATCTGATCTTCCCCTTGTTTCTCTTCATCGTCGGGATCACGACCCATTTGTCGCTCAGCGTGAGGAAGGAGCGGGGATTTTCGGATCGCGCCGTCGCCCTGATGATCCTGAAGCGCGGCGGTCTGATCATTCTCCTCGGTCTCCTTCTCGCTTCGTTCCCCTTCTTCGCGTGGTTCGACATCCCGGGCTCCCCGAACCCGTCATTCATCGAACGGGTCGAGTATCGATTCGCCCACATGAGATTTCCGGGCGTTCTGCAGCGGATCGGCGTGGCATACATCGCCGCCGCGCTTCTGTCGCTGCGAGGATCCGTCCGGCTCCAGGTCGGAATCACCGCTGCGCTCCTCATCGGCTACTGGCTGGCGATGACGGTTCTTCCCGTCCCGGGCACGGGGAGGCTCGGTCATGAGCTGCTGAACGAGCCGGAGATGGTTCTTTCGGCATGGATCGACCGGAAAGTTTTCGGCCCGCACCTGTGGGCTCAATCGAAGACATGGGATCCGGAAGGGCTGCTCTCGACTCTGCCGGCGATCGGCACGGTGCTTCTGGGATGTCTCGCCGGACGGATCATCCGGAGCGAAAACCCCGTCGAGAGCCGTCTGAACCGGCTTTTCGTCCTCGGTTCAGGTCTGGCGTGCGCCGGACTCGTCTGGAACTGGGCCTTTCCGATCAACAAGAACCTCTGGACCAGCTCCTATGCGCTCTTCACCGCGGGCATCGCGGCGATTGCGCTCGCCAGCACGATCTGGATCGTCGACGTCCGGCGCAGTCGATGGTGGACGCTTCCTTTCGTCGCGTTCGGAGTGAATCCGCTGCTGGCGTTCGTCGGCTCGGGGCTCGTTGCGAGGCTGATCGCGTCACTGATCCGGGTGCCGTGGGAAGGCACGACCGTGCCTCTGCAGGTAGTCATTCATCAGGCGCTGTTCGCCTCCTGGCTTCCGCCGAAGCCGGCCTCGCTCGCCTTCGCCATCACCTTCGTCCTGGTCTGGCTCGCGATTCTGATTCCGCTCCATCGGCGTCGCTGGATCTGGCGGGTCTGAGCTCGGGACGCGGGGGCGTCCCGAGCCTCTCGGTCGACGATCCGTGACAGCCGGCGACGCGATGGAAATGCCGCCGGAGTTCCACTGTTCGATCTTTCGAATGAGACAGAAACTTCTCCCCCTCCTTTTCATCGCGCTCACGGCTGGTTTCTCCGGAGCGTCCGAGCTCCACCCGGCCGTCAGCGCGAGTCTGCTCACCACGATCGATTACCCGATTCCGGCTCCCCACCAGCCATCCTTCGGAACGCTGGTCTTCGGGTCCGATGCGGCATGGATCGCAACACCTGGCGGGCTTTACCGCGCTCCGCTCCGGATCGACGAGGATAGCGTGCCAGAGCTGGTCGCGTTTCCCGGCCTCACGATCACCGATCTCGACGTCACATCAGAAAGCCTCTATCTCACGCGCGAGCGCGCCGAGAGCAGAGGTGCACCGGCCACCGATCACGGTGTATTCCGTTCCGATGACGATGGAATCACATGGACGCCCCTCGACGGAGCGCTCGAAGAGTGCCTCGGTGAACACTGCGCCTTTCTCTTCGCAACCGAGATTGCGGTCGAAGGAGACCGCATCTTTCTGAACGCGGGTGGCAACGTGATCGTGAGCGGAGACGAGGGGGCGAGCTGGAGCCTCCTTTTCGGAGCGTCCAACAACGGCGAGATCGCCTCGCAGGCCTGTTATCACCCCACATTCGAGCTGACCGGCCGGCGGCTGTTCATCGGGGGAGAGTGCCCGCTCGACATCGCCTTCCTCATCGCTGGTGAGCTCGACGAAGCCGGGCTCGAGTGGGCGGTGACGCCTCGAACTGTCCAGCTTCCGAATCTCGAGAACCGCAACATCCAGTTCATTCACCACCGCGCTGGCACCGAGGAGATCTACAGTGGTATCGAGGGAGCGATTCTGCGCAGCGAGAACCTCGGTGAGAGTTTCGACTTCATTCTCCGTTACACAGGAGATGACCCGAAGTACCCCTACATCGGAAGCATGCTGATTCCATCGGAGCGTCCGCAGACGATCATCGCGGGCGGCTTCGACAAGGCGGAGGGAGGGCCGTGGCTCGCTGTTTCGTTCGACGAGGGCGGCGTCTGGTCCGACATCTCCGGCCTTCTTTCTGCTTCGGGCGATCCTGAAGACGTCGTCCTTTTCATCGAGGAGGATCCGTTCGGCAGAATCATCTTCGGGGTGGATGATGCTGAGGCGCACCGGCTGAGCATTTTCGAGCTGAAATTCGAAACCTTCCCGCGTCGGAGAGCGATCCGGCCTCGATGATCCAGCGGCGGCGGGGTCGGAAGTTTGGACTCGGCGCCCGAATCTGTTAGGTATCTCGCGTGGCCTGGCTCGACACTCCCTTCTGGGGCAACACTGTCGGTGATTATCTGATCGCCGCGGCGCTGCTGGCGGCGGTACTCGCCGTCGTCGCAGTTTTCCGAGAGGTCGCACGCCCGAGACTCGCCGTGGAGGGAGTGGACGCGAGAAATGTGAGTCATCTCCTCCGCGACGTCGTAGCACGAACACGACTCTCGCTCGTTCTTCTGGTCGCGCTGTTTTTCGTTGCGAGATCGCTCGTTCTCCCGGGAATCGCATGGTCGTTCATACGAGGGGCGGCAATCGTCGCAGCGCTGCTCCAGGCAGGGCTCTGGGTCTCGGCCGGTGTCGACAATTCAATTCGCCGCTACAGAGAGAGGAACATCGACTCCGATGCGGCGTCGGTCACGACGATCACGGCGGTCGCTTTCATGGGGAAGTTCGCCCTCTGGCTCGTGCTGCTCCTCGTCGCGCTCGACAACTTCGGCGTCGAGATCACGGCTCTGGTGGCGGGACTCGGTATCGGGGGCATCGCCGTTGCTCTCGCGCTGCAGAACGTCCTCGGTGATCTTTTCGCATCGCTCTCGATCGTGGTCGACAAGCCTTTTGTCATCGGCGACTTCATCGTGATCGGGGAGTTCGCCGGGAGCGTCGAGAAGATCGGGCTGAAGACCACGCGCCTCCGCTCGATCGGCGGCGAACAGATCATCATGTCGAACGCCGACATGCTCAACAGCCGGATCCGCAACTACAAGCGGATGGCGGAACGAAGAGTGGTCTACACGTTCGGTCTGGCTCACGAGACATCGGCCGACAAGCTGGAGCAGGTGCCGAAGATTCTCCGCGAGATCATCGAAGGGCTTGAGAAAGCTCGTTTCGACCGCGCCCATCTGAAGGGCTACGGCGACGCCTCGTTCCTCTTCGAAGCGGTGTTCTGGGTGACGCTGCCCGACTTCAACATCTATATGGACGTGCAGCAGGAGCTCAGCCTGAAGCTGGTCCGGAAGTTGTCCGCGGAGGGGATCGAATTCGCCCGGCCGGTCCGGCGCCTCTTCAGCGAAGATTCGGAACACGATGCATCGCGGACTTTCGATCGACGATAAAAATCCTCACCGGCGTGTGTTCGTCGTAACTGCGGCATTCGAAGCCAGACGTCGGGACGATGCGGTCACGTCACATCTCTCCCCGTCCAGGTCATCCCGAGCGTGCGGTCGGGCGGGGGGCGAGGGATCTCTCATGAAAGTACAAGCAAACCAAGCGAAGCGCTGACCGTACTGCCAGTTCATCAGGAGCTCTGCCGTTTCGGATCTGCGCCTACTCCTCCTCGTCGACCTTGCGGGTCTCCGAAGAGCGAAGCGGGCGGAGTACGACGCTCTGAGCGTCGATCGCTGCAAGAAAACGGTGTTTCAGCTCGGCCTCGAGCTCGCCGCGGGTCAGCTTGAGCTCCGAGAGCTCGACGTTGCCACCCGCGCGCATTCCGTGCCCGCCGCCCTTTCCGATTCCGGAGAGGACCGACATCATCACATCGCCGGCGTTCGCATCGTGATCATTCGCCCGGATCGAGACGTACATCCGATTCTCGAATGTGCCGTAGGCAAAGGACCACGTCATTCCTTCCATCCGAACCATCAGGTCCGCCATTTCGGGAACGAAGTCGGGATCGGTCACTTCTCCCATCGGACAGATCACTTCCTCCGGGCCGATCATGAGCGAGTTCAGCGCCTTTGCGAGCTGCTGATAGTAGCGTCGTTCCAGCGCCGGCCGTGCGATCCGCGCCATCTTCTCCGGATCGAACTTCGGCATCAGAAACTCGTAGGCGGAGCGGTCTTCCGGCGAGACCTCGCGCCCGAGGTCCTGAGTTTCTGAGCGGATTCCGTAGAGGAGCGCGGTCGCCAGGTCCGAGTCGATCTCGACTCCCGCGAGTCGCATGTAATGCGTCAGGATGCTCGCGGATGCGCCGATGTGCTCGCGCACGTCGGCGAATCTCGCCTGCGCGGTGGCTTCGCGGAGGAAGTGGTGGTCGACGACGATGTCGATCGTGTGCTCGGCGGTGACGGCGTTGTTGCCGGTACCGGGCTGGGCGTCGACGATGGCGAAGTGACCGAATTTACTCAGGTCGTAATCGCCGAGCGGGGCAATGTCGAGGTCGAGCTCCGCGGCAAGCGCGCGGTTCTCCGCCCTGCCGATGATTCCGCTGTACGCAACTTTCGATTCGATCCCTCTCGCTTCCCTGAGGAGAACCGACATCGCAACTGCGCTCGCGATCGAGTCGGGATCAGGGTTGTCGTGAGTCAGGATCAGAAGCGGTCCCTCGTCGAGCGGAAGTGCCAGCAGCTCGTCGAGCTTCTCCTGCATCGGATCGGTCATCTGCCCGATCCCGTCTTTTCGAACATGCTGGCTGCGAACGACCCTCCGATGTTCATCATTCCAATCGGCAGCCTATCAGACGAGCTCGTTGAGAAGGCTTTCATTCTCCCGCCAGTCCTTCTCGACCTTGACGTGCAGATCGAGGTAAAGCCGGGTGCCGAGAAGCTTCTCGATCTCCTGACGTGCCTGGGTTCCTATTTCGCGAATCATCTGTCCGCCCTTCCCGACGACGATCCCCTTCTGCCCCTGCCGCTCCACGACGATCGATGCGTAAATGCGAAGCAGTCCCTCTCCCTCGTTCCACTGATCGATTCGGATCGCGGTGCTGTATGGGAGCTCGTCCCGCGTATGCGCGAGGACCTGCTCGCGAATCAGCTCCGAAACCAGAAACCGTTCCGGATGAGTCGTCACGAGCTCTTCCGAGTACCGCGGCTCCCCCTCGGGAAGATCGCGGAAGAGCGAATCGAGAACGACGTCCGTGCCGTCGCCCGTCGCGGCGGATATCGGGATGATTTCCGAAAAGTGGCCGCTCTCCGAGTAGCGCTGCATCTCGGGAAGGAGGCGGTCTTTGCGGACGAGATCGATCTTGTTGAGCAGGAGATAGCGGATCGCCGGCTCCCGGGTCCGGGCGACCATCTCGAGGACGAACTGGTCCCCCTTGCCGTAGCGCTCCGAGGCGTCGACGATCACGACCAGAATGTCGGAATCGGCGAAGGTCGAGACGACGTGGTCCATCATCCGAACGTTCATCCGGTGGAGCGGACGGTGAATCCCGGGAGTATCGAGAAAGACGATCTGGCCGCGCTCATCGGTGAGGATGCCGACGATACGGTTGCGGGTCGTCTGCGGCTTGTCGGAGACGATCGAGACCTTCTGCCCGAGAAGGTGGTTCATCAGCGTCGATTTTCCGGCGTTGGGACGGCCGACGATCGAGACGATTCCCGATTTCCTGGTTTCACTCATGGCAGGCGAGCATCCGTCACGCGAACAGGCTCCGTCAAGCCTCCGAGGCGGAGGTCCGGAGAGCGGTCCGATCGTCGAGGGAGACCCGGACTCGGTAGATCCGCTTCCGGTCGGCGCGATCGACCTCGAACCTGAAGCCTCCCCGATTGACGGTCGCGCCGGGCAACGGTACGCGCCCGGCTTCCTTGAACACCAGACCCGCCACGGTCTCGAAGTCGTCGTCGGGCTTCTCGAGCCGGGCACCGAGAATCTCCTCGAGCGCGTCGATCCGGACCAGGCCGTTGACCAGCCAGACGCCCTCGTCGACTTCCACCCAGCTCGCCTCCTCGCCGTCCTCGTGCTCATCGGAGATCTCGCCGACGATCTCCTCGAGAAGGTCCTCGATCGTGACCAGCCCGGCCGTTCCTCCGAACTCATCGACGGCGATGGCAATCTGCTGCCCTTCCACCTGCAGTTCACGGAGGAGCTCGGCGACTCCTTTGGTCTCGGAAACGAACCATGCAGGCCGCGTCAGAGTCTCGATCGCCGGCCTGTCACCGCGCGCGAGGGCGTCGAACGCGTCCTTGATGTGGACGAATCCGAGGACGTGATCCATGTCCCCGTCATAGATGGCGAGCCGCGAGTACTTGGTCTCGACGAATTTGTCGACGAGCTCGGAGAAGTCCGAGCCGACCGGAAGAGCGGCCACGTCAACACGAGGAGTCATCACTTCCTTGACGAGGGTGTCGCCGAACTCGACGATCGACTGCACCAGCCGGCGTTCCCCTCCTTCGAGTATCCCCTCTTCCTCGCCGACGTCGATGAACGCCTGAACCTCCTCATCGGTGACTTCGTCCTCTTCCTCCTCTTCCGCATCTCGTTTCCTTCCGAGGAACTGGAGAAGGATCCTGAGCGGATAGAGGAGCGGAAAGAGAAGGAGGTACAGGGCGTGCGAGAGCGGAATCAGCGCTCTGAGAGCCATTTCGGCCCGCTCCTCGGTGGTCGCTGCGAGAACGAACTTCCAGCCCAGAACAAGCACCAGCCATACCGCCGAAGCGAGGACAGTCGCCGCGAACAGCTCGGTCACACTGGCGAACGCCCGGAAAGTGGTGTAGAGGCCGACGATCAGCGCAAACTGCGCAACCACTCCGGTGACGAGGGAAAAGTGCTGCTTGTTGTACTGAAACCAGCGCGAGCCGCTGTCGAACGAGGGGTCCTCACCGCTCCATTGCCGAAGGCGGACCCTGCTGACGTGATGGAGGAAGTATCGCCCTCCGTCGAACGCCAGGTAGACCAGCGCGCAAAGCGTCGCCAGAACGGAGGCCTGGAGCAGGGACAGCGAAGATCCCATCAGCGATGCGTGCGCCCGGCGGTGCGGGCCACCGGCCTGAGGGCCTCCGGCAGAGGTTGGTCGTCGTCCATTCGGTCGTTCACGATTCTACGGATGGCGCTCCGGCTTGTCATCCAGCCGCTGAACCTGCATCAGCGGAGCCAACCCGGCGGGACCCCGGCACGGCGAGCGCGCGCCTGCAGCTCTGCGAATTCCTTCCGGGCAAGATCGAGCGCAGCCCGGAGGCGTGGAATCGCGCTTCGAATATCCTCGAGCTCGATCACGAGATATCCCCAGGGGCCGGCGTTGCCGCTGTTTCCCGCCACGAAGAGAAGGTGATCGTTCAGCTGACGCTCTCTCTGTTGCAGCAGCTTCAGATCGACCTCCATCATCTCGATCCTGCTCCGATGAGCCGCCGCGGCGGATCGCCACTCCGCTTCATCGGGTCCGGCTTCGACATCGATCTCGACGCCGCTGGGCGCCGGCTCGTAAAGCTCATCCGCCGGTTCCCCACCGGTTCCCGCGGCGTCCCGATGAATCCCTTTCTTCATCAGAGCGAGAAGACGCTCTTTCTGAGGGGTGTCAGGGAGCCTGGAGGCCCATGGGAGCGGTTCGCCCGCGGGCTCGGCGCTTTTCGGCTCGGGGTCCCTGGCTTTCTTCGTCGCGGCTCGCCGGTCCGTCTCCTCGACGTCGACCGCGGACAGAGGGAGCGAGTAGAGGACCCCGTCGAGCCCGATGAACGTCACCCTCCCCTCCGCGGCGGAAACGACCTCGCGGATCTCGAGCGTGGCACCCGACTCGAGGACGAGCAGGTCGACAGGGCTGGTCAGCAGCCCGGCCAGAATGACGAGAAAGTACAACATCCGAAAGGAGCAACGGTCAGAGATGCCCTCGTTGTTCCGGGCGTGGCACTCCTCTTGTAAAACGGCGTGGCACTCCTCTTGTAAAACGATGAGCCAGCATCAACCGGGACCGAAAGGAGCCACCGTGAAACGCATATCAACTCTTTCCGTCATTCTCGCCGTCATCACAGCCATCGGGTGCGGAGGAGAAAGAGGGGCGGACGGCGACGGCTCCCAGCCGCTCGTCATCGCCTTCGACAGCAGCCCGACGAACCTCGATGCCCGGATCGGCAACGACCAGAATTCCGGGAGGATCTTCGACCTCGCCTACGCGGGCCTCGTCAAACTCGCCCCCGACGGCACGTATCTTCCCGACGTCGCGGAGAGCTGGGAGATCGCGGATCGCCGAATCGAGTTCAAGATCCGGCCCGGTCTGAAGTTCCACGACGGCTCCGATCTCACCGCAGCCGATGTGAAATACACCTACGACACGGTGATGGATCCGGAGTTTCCCGGCTCGAAGGGCCCGGGATACGCCGTGGTCGATACGGTCGAGGCTCCCGATGAGAGCACGATCGTATTCAATCTCGACTCGATCAATGCCGGCATCTTCGACAACCTCACCCTCGGAATCGTTCCCGAAGGATCGCAGCCCGACGATCTGGCAACTCAGCCGGTCGGGGCGGGGCCGTACCAGGTGACGAGCTTCCGCCGGGACGACCGGGTGGAGCTCGAGGCGTTCGATCAGTTCTGGGGTGACCAGCCCCGCATCGAGAATCTGATCGTCCGCGTCATCCCCGACGCGACGACCCGTTCACTCGAGATGCAGACCGGATCGATCGACTTCGCAATCAACACGATCCCATTCGACCGGGTACCGGCGTTTCAGGAGAGCGACGAATTCAAAGTGATCGCGGAGCCGGGCGCTCAGTACCAGTACCTCGCCTTCAACCTCCGAACACCTCAGCTGGCAAAGGTGGAGGTGCGACGCGCCATCGCCCACGCGATCGACCGTGAGCGCATCATCCGCGATCTCCTTCAGGGATTCGGCAAGGCGACCGAAACGCTCTTCCCCGAGGGGCATTGGGCTCACGCAGGCAATCTTCCGACATACGCCTTCGATCCCGCGAGAGCGAAGCAGCTGCTCGACCAGGCGGGCTATCCGGATCCGGATGGAGACGGTCCGCAGACCCGATTCAACCTGGTCTACAAGACCTCGACCGACCCCGAAGCGCGCAGACAGGCCGAAATGATTCAGCAGATGCTCGCGCAGGTCGGCATCGGTATCGAGATTCAGTCCAACGAGTTCGGTACCTTCTTCGAGGACGTTCAGGCGGGCAAGTACGACATGTTCTCCCTCCGTCGCGCGGGAGTGAACGACCCCGATTTCTATACCTACATGTTCGCCTCCGACAACTTCCCTCCGGAAGGACAGAACCGCGGTTACTACGCGAACTCGCGCGTCGATCAACTCCTGAACGAAGGGCGGTCGACCTGGGATCAGGCGGAGAGGACCGAGATTTACAAGGAAGTTCAGCGGATCCTCGCCGAGGAGCTCCCCTACGTCTCGCTCTACCACCGGTACAACGTCGCGATCATGAAGTCGGATCTCGAGGGCTTCCAGATGTATCCTTCGGGCTTCATCCTCTCGGTACCCGAAATGCACTGGTAACAGGATCCAGCCCCAGTCCCGGAATCAAAGAAGGAGCCGGAATCGTTCGACTCTCTCGATGAGACGAATTTCGTGCCTTCTGCTGATCCTCTCGATTCCCGGATGGGGCGTCGCCGCGCAAAGCCCCTCCGATGAGTCCCTCGACTTCGTCAGCCAGTTTCTCCCCTCGTGCGCAGGATCTCCGCAGATCGAGATCCAGCCGTTCACGACAGGGATCCCTCGCGGGATGACGGCGCGGGTCGTCAATCTCGAAGGCGCGAATCACGACCACTCGTGCGCCGGGCTGTGGCTGGAAGTCATTCGCGGCGATCTCGGCTACGTCGGCCAGCCATGGGTCCTGACCGGGCTCGATGGCTCGGTCGCGGAGAAGATCCGCAGGTTCGCATGGCAGCGGATGAACGAGACCGTCAACGCCTCCGTGACCGGCAAACCCGACAGCCACGGCTTCATCCCGGTCACCGTCTCACTCACCACCGAGTACGGCCGGATTCCACTCGAAGGAGTCGTCGATTCCGAGGGCCAGATCTTCTATCCGGGTGGCTTCATTCCGCTCGGCACCGATGTCCGGAAACACCGGATGGCGATGCTCGCTCCCCTTCTGGAGAACACTCCCCGCCGAACGGGAGGGTCGAGCGGAGTCGAGCTCGTCGAGTTCTCCGACTTCCAGTGCCCGTCGTGCCGGTACGCTGCCGAGTGGCTCGACCCCCTGCTCGAGGAGTATGGCGACCGGATCACCTACCGTCGAGTCGACTTCCCCCTGATGAAGGCGCATCCCTGGGCGTTCCCGGCGGCTCTCTACGGCCGCGCGATTCATCGTCAGGACCCGTCCAGGTTCTGGCTGTTCAAGCAAGAAGTCTTCGGGAATCAGGACAAGCTCAGCATCTTCACGCTCGAGGATTTCGCCCTCAGCTTCATCGAGGAGCAGGGTCTCGACGCCGAACGCTTCCGGCGCGACATCGCATCGCAGGAGCTTCGCGATGAGTTGCTCCGCGCAATCGCAGTCGGAATGGTTGCGGAAGTCAACGGCACGCCGACCTACTGGGTGAACGGAAAGCCGGTCGCCGTGGGCGAGCATGGATCGCATCTGAAAAAGGTGCTCGATCTAGAGCTCGAAACAGCCGCCCGTCCCTGACCGAGACGGGGTCGGGTCTGAACCTGGATCGTTTGCTCTCGCTACATTCAACCACTCGTCATCCTTAGCAAGTGCCGGCGCCTTGCGACGGTGACGGAAATGACACCCGGGAGTGCGGAAACAACCGAACTCGCGTACTCAAACCAAGGTCATCCTGAGCGGGCGGTCGGGCGGGCAGGCGAAGGACCTCGCAGGTTGGGACATCAGCCCATGCGAAGCGCTGCAAGAGGGTCGAAGTCACAATTTCGTGGTCGTTTCATTAGGAGCCGCCAAAGGACGGCGAAGGATCTGGGGGCCGGTCGTCACTCGACGTGACCAGCGTCGGAAGCGCTGACTCACGATCCCCCGCCCAGATTCTTCGCCCGCGCTACGCCGGGCTCAGAATGACGTGGGTCGCGACGCTCCACGCGTCTGATATCCCGAATCGCGAATTTCGGTCTCGTTCCGGGACGCCGGGGAGGCTCGACCTCGACGAGAAGATCCGCCGATCCTTCCCGCAGCAGACCGAGCTCTTCATCGCCGGGGCGCCAGATCCCGGCAGTCCCTTCCCCCGATTCGTCGCGAATCTGCATCTCGAACCGGTCGGGGAACGGATTCGACAACTGCTCGATCGTCACGTTCCGGAGGAGGAAAACCGGATCGGGATTGTCGGCTCCGAACGGTTCGAGCAGATCGACGTCTTCGGCAAAGGTTTCATCGACGTCCGCGACCCGGATCTCCGCGTCGTAACCGATCGTTCGGCGGTAGGCCGCGTCGGGGATCTCGAGCGCCACCTGTTCCATTCTGGCGCACAGCTCATCCCATCGATCGCGGCGGAGCGTGAAGCCGCAGGCGTAGCTGTGTCCGCCAAAGTGCTCGAAAACGTCGGCGATCCTCGAGAGAAGCCGGTGGAGATCGACCGTCGGAATGCTTCGCGCCGACCCGAAACAGCGGTCATCTTCGAGCCGGACGATCAGTGCGGGGC
This is a stretch of genomic DNA from Acidobacteriota bacterium. It encodes these proteins:
- a CDS encoding DUF5009 domain-containing protein, with protein sequence MLVVNNPGSWSHVYAPLRHAAWHGWTFTDLIFPLFLFIVGITTHLSLSVRKERGFSDRAVALMILKRGGLIILLGLLLASFPFFAWFDIPGSPNPSFIERVEYRFAHMRFPGVLQRIGVAYIAAALLSLRGSVRLQVGITAALLIGYWLAMTVLPVPGTGRLGHELLNEPEMVLSAWIDRKVFGPHLWAQSKTWDPEGLLSTLPAIGTVLLGCLAGRIIRSENPVESRLNRLFVLGSGLACAGLVWNWAFPINKNLWTSSYALFTAGIAAIALASTIWIVDVRRSRWWTLPFVAFGVNPLLAFVGSGLVARLIASLIRVPWEGTTVPLQVVIHQALFASWLPPKPASLAFAITFVLVWLAILIPLHRRRWIWRV
- a CDS encoding mechanosensitive ion channel family protein, with the translated sequence MAWLDTPFWGNTVGDYLIAAALLAAVLAVVAVFREVARPRLAVEGVDARNVSHLLRDVVARTRLSLVLLVALFFVARSLVLPGIAWSFIRGAAIVAALLQAGLWVSAGVDNSIRRYRERNIDSDAASVTTITAVAFMGKFALWLVLLLVALDNFGVEITALVAGLGIGGIAVALALQNVLGDLFASLSIVVDKPFVIGDFIVIGEFAGSVEKIGLKTTRLRSIGGEQIIMSNADMLNSRIRNYKRMAERRVVYTFGLAHETSADKLEQVPKILREIIEGLEKARFDRAHLKGYGDASFLFEAVFWVTLPDFNIYMDVQQELSLKLVRKLSAEGIEFARPVRRLFSEDSEHDASRTFDRR
- a CDS encoding DHH family phosphoesterase gives rise to the protein MTDPMQEKLDELLALPLDEGPLLILTHDNPDPDSIASAVAMSVLLREARGIESKVAYSGIIGRAENRALAAELDLDIAPLGDYDLSKFGHFAIVDAQPGTGNNAVTAEHTIDIVVDHHFLREATAQARFADVREHIGASASILTHYMRLAGVEIDSDLATALLYGIRSETQDLGREVSPEDRSAYEFLMPKFDPEKMARIARPALERRYYQQLAKALNSLMIGPEEVICPMGEVTDPDFVPEMADLMVRMEGMTWSFAYGTFENRMYVSIRANDHDANAGDVMMSVLSGIGKGGGHGMRAGGNVELSELKLTRGELEAELKHRFLAAIDAQSVVLRPLRSSETRKVDEEE
- the era gene encoding GTPase Era gives rise to the protein MSETRKSGIVSIVGRPNAGKSTLMNHLLGQKVSIVSDKPQTTRNRIVGILTDERGQIVFLDTPGIHRPLHRMNVRMMDHVVSTFADSDILVVIVDASERYGKGDQFVLEMVARTREPAIRYLLLNKIDLVRKDRLLPEMQRYSESGHFSEIIPISAATGDGTDVVLDSLFRDLPEGEPRYSEELVTTHPERFLVSELIREQVLAHTRDELPYSTAIRIDQWNEGEGLLRIYASIVVERQGQKGIVVGKGGQMIREIGTQARQEIEKLLGTRLYLDLHVKVEKDWRENESLLNELV
- a CDS encoding hemolysin family protein; protein product: MGSSLSLLQASVLATLCALVYLAFDGGRYFLHHVSRVRLRQWSGEDPSFDSGSRWFQYNKQHFSLVTGVVAQFALIVGLYTTFRAFASVTELFAATVLASAVWLVLVLGWKFVLAATTEERAEMALRALIPLSHALYLLLFPLLYPLRILLQFLGRKRDAEEEEEDEVTDEEVQAFIDVGEEEGILEGGERRLVQSIVEFGDTLVKEVMTPRVDVAALPVGSDFSELVDKFVETKYSRLAIYDGDMDHVLGFVHIKDAFDALARGDRPAIETLTRPAWFVSETKGVAELLRELQVEGQQIAIAVDEFGGTAGLVTIEDLLEEIVGEISDEHEDGEEASWVEVDEGVWLVNGLVRIDALEEILGARLEKPDDDFETVAGLVFKEAGRVPLPGATVNRGGFRFEVDRADRKRIYRVRVSLDDRTALRTSASEA
- a CDS encoding ABC transporter substrate-binding protein, which translates into the protein MKRISTLSVILAVITAIGCGGERGADGDGSQPLVIAFDSSPTNLDARIGNDQNSGRIFDLAYAGLVKLAPDGTYLPDVAESWEIADRRIEFKIRPGLKFHDGSDLTAADVKYTYDTVMDPEFPGSKGPGYAVVDTVEAPDESTIVFNLDSINAGIFDNLTLGIVPEGSQPDDLATQPVGAGPYQVTSFRRDDRVELEAFDQFWGDQPRIENLIVRVIPDATTRSLEMQTGSIDFAINTIPFDRVPAFQESDEFKVIAEPGAQYQYLAFNLRTPQLAKVEVRRAIAHAIDRERIIRDLLQGFGKATETLFPEGHWAHAGNLPTYAFDPARAKQLLDQAGYPDPDGDGPQTRFNLVYKTSTDPEARRQAEMIQQMLAQVGIGIEIQSNEFGTFFEDVQAGKYDMFSLRRAGVNDPDFYTYMFASDNFPPEGQNRGYYANSRVDQLLNEGRSTWDQAERTEIYKEVQRILAEELPYVSLYHRYNVAIMKSDLEGFQMYPSGFILSVPEMHW
- a CDS encoding DsbA family protein, whose amino-acid sequence is MRRISCLLLILSIPGWGVAAQSPSDESLDFVSQFLPSCAGSPQIEIQPFTTGIPRGMTARVVNLEGANHDHSCAGLWLEVIRGDLGYVGQPWVLTGLDGSVAEKIRRFAWQRMNETVNASVTGKPDSHGFIPVTVSLTTEYGRIPLEGVVDSEGQIFYPGGFIPLGTDVRKHRMAMLAPLLENTPRRTGGSSGVELVEFSDFQCPSCRYAAEWLDPLLEEYGDRITYRRVDFPLMKAHPWAFPAALYGRAIHRQDPSRFWLFKQEVFGNQDKLSIFTLEDFALSFIEEQGLDAERFRRDIASQELRDELLRAIAVGMVAEVNGTPTYWVNGKPVAVGEHGSHLKKVLDLELETAARP